Within Anopheles ziemanni chromosome 2, idAnoZiCoDA_A2_x.2, whole genome shotgun sequence, the genomic segment GCCGCATCGTGTAAACATTATTTACAGTGGAGTGCACGATAATAGCGGACCATCGGGTTGCATCGGTCCGTCGCGTTTGTGGCTGGAGTACGTGTTCGAGTGCTGTTAACACAAATTACGCACggattggtttttttcttctctcgcgTTAGAAATTGTGGTGGAGGACAGATTTCACAACCATACGAAAAAGCCGccatgaaagaaaagaaggatTATAATTATTGCAAAAGATTTCGTTAAATATACTAAAACCATCGCTGCTACTATCTAGTACTACAGCCATTTATAGTTAAAATATTAGCTAGCAACGATTTCACACGAGCGCCACGCTGTTTGAAAATTGCGAAAACCATAATTGGCAACAAACGATCGCGTCGGCATTACGGCATCGTTGCATGCCGTGCCGATCGTCAATACTCATCTTTTCTCGATGGCACGATCACATCAAGTGATGCCTTCCAAATGGGGTGGGGAACATCATAATTGAGCCTAGGGCACTTGCTCACTGCGTCCACTCGTCTGTTCGTCTTCAGTAGTACGCGATGAAAGTTGGTCGGTACTTACACTTCCTCCAGGACCCACTCAATGGATCGTGCTCGATCGTCGATTATCGTTACCGGATGCCGATCCGGCGATTAAGCCGCACCGACGAACATTGTGTTTGCTGGGCGATGGAATGATGGGTTTGATGGCATTAGACAGCGAAGACGGTTACTGCGATGTTCAATCGACTTGGGTGGGATTGCACTCAagtgtttgtcttgttttttctcttgaaAGTTTTATTTCGTCAAGTAAAAAGGTTGATCCGTAATCGATCCAATGAAGAAAGAACGATGATTTATCCAAGTAaccagatttttttaaatttacaaaacccAAGACGACTAGATTCATTATGAAACTTTAGTCAACCTTACAGTTGAGGGTTAAGTAGCGTGAGAGGAATAAAGTCACCGGTTTACTTTCAATCTTCGTTCTGGCCTTCAAGCTTGATGCTAGCCGGACATCGTTTCGCCATTGAGTTCAAGGTACGCCGAAGGTTTACTCTTGAGCCGTTGAttcgattattttttgttcctttttttctacgaCTACTTAGGCTACCATAAATTGGTTATTCTTTTCTTGCTTTAAGCAAGCAAAACGCTTGATGTCACGTGTAGTGTCGCTTCTCTGCTCCAACCTGCACGATTTCTCTTCCGTTTGCCACTTagttaaacacttttttttccattttcattaacgtttttttctcgtttctcgTTTTTAGGAACCGACTCAAGGATAGGTTTTGGCTTTCGGCTGGGCGAACACGCTGATTTTCAAGTGCAGCTTGAACTTGGGCCGCAGCTCAACACGCGACCGATAGGTGAATGTCGTCGTACGATCGTTAAGTTTCACTACTTACATGTTTGCATGTTTACGTTACAGGAACGGCAGCCGGGAGCAGCAAACGATACGTGGACAATGGCGAGTACAGCAACTCCATTAAGGTGAGCGTGATATGCTGGACGCagaattttttttcctataaGTTTAAAGCTatcgtttctttgtttttttagagCCCAACCCGTGGAGGAGGAAGTTCGTGGTTGCAGGCGTGGTCGAAGCAGACGAAACAGCGCCAACAGTTCAACAAGGACAAACTGCGGGATTCGCTGATGCCACCGGCACCGATAATGAACGAGGGTGCCTACAACCAGCTCCAGCAGCTGTACGAGATGAACAAGCAGCGTGAATACGAGGACACGATCGGCACGTTACCGGCGGAGGTGCTCGAATCGCGCATCAACCAGCTGAAGGCACTGCGAGGTGAACCGATTACGCCCTTCAAACCGATGCCGGGCACCGTCGACCAACggtccggtggtggtggacatGGAGGGAAATCTTTCCCCCCGGAGGAGGCTGCTCCATCGGCAGATTCCTCTTCGGTTGCCTCCAGCACGAACGTGATCGTGGTAACGTCCGATCCGGAGCCTTCGACGACCGTGCTGGCCACATCCGCGCCGACGGAGGTTTCCTCAGCTGCAACCGAAAGTGAACGACCCGAACCCACTGCCAGCACCTCGTCGGCACCGGTAACCGTCGATGGTGGTCGAAGGAATGTACGGCGACGAACCAATCGACCGGTGAGCAAACGGGACAAGGAACGCATCACGGCCCAGCTGTCCGATGTGTCGTTGGATTGAGAGTTCCTTGGCGGCAGTGCCCAGACGCCCAGTGTATTATAGTGTTGCGGTAATGAGATCCAGTAGAAACCAGTGTAACCCTTCggacaaaaagcaaaaaaaagaaacaaagggACAGAAGGACTCACAAGGTTGTAAATAGTTTCCGGTTTAGGATGTGATATACTATTTATTTGCTGATGGTGATAGCCGGTGCGCCTATTCACCAAAAAGGTAGATcatacaaacgaaacaaaagaaaagctaTAAATTCCAAATTTGTTGGAATGCGAAATCAAAACGACAATTTTAGACGACGTATCGTTTATTTTCTAACCAACCTACACTAAAAGGAAGGAAATCGTCGaaacaaacattcacagtaGCGTGCACATTTGGGGAGGGTTTATTTATTAGATGAACAAAATAGATAGTTGTTAATAAAGCTAAAGGATCAACGAAGAGAGAAATGGGATTGagtaacgaattaatgtactTTTAAAATGTGGTGCTGAAGAGAATTGATGGGTCAGAGTGGTTGGATTTTCTTTACATCGTCGAAGTGTTCGTAGCCTT encodes:
- the LOC131293158 gene encoding uncharacterized protein LOC131293158, translating into MMKRSLIGLRARQHQHQHQQAALLILLAFGAVSFTNAFIVPEELPSILSLVYSNIPPIKKGTDSRIGFGFRLGEHADFQVQLELGPQLNTRPIGTAAGSSKRYVDNGEYSNSIKSPTRGGGSSWLQAWSKQTKQRQQFNKDKLRDSLMPPAPIMNEGAYNQLQQLYEMNKQREYEDTIGTLPAEVLESRINQLKALRGEPITPFKPMPGTVDQRSGGGGHGGKSFPPEEAAPSADSSSVASSTNVIVVTSDPEPSTTVLATSAPTEVSSAATESERPEPTASTSSAPVTVDGGRRNVRRRTNRPVSKRDKERITAQLSDVSLD